Below is a window of Dehalococcoidales bacterium DNA.
GCCGGGCTGGATGTTCTTCGAGGTTATGCAGTCGCAGGGCGTTATCGAAGTCGCTCCGGACGGCAAAACCGCCAAAGGCCGCTGGTACACCCCGTCGTTCGAGTGCCGGCCCTTCGGCGGCACCAAAAAGCAGACCTGGCAGTTCGGCGTTTATGACAACGAATACGTTAAAGAGGACGGCAAGTGGCTCTTCAAGAAACTGCACTGGAACCTCACTTATTGGACATCCTTCGAGCGCGGTTTTCTGAAAGTCCCCAAACTTTCCGATACCCCATTCCCCGACGCCGATGCCCCGGCGACAGCTTACCATCCCTACCCCTCCGGCTATCACGTTCCCTATCCATTCAGGCACCCGGTGACCGGAGAATAATCATTGAGGTGAAAATATGAATCTGGAAGAACTGGAAAAACAGGTACAGCTCCAGGAGGATATCCAAGAGATAGAGCAACTACAAATGATATACGGCTATTACTTCGATAACAGCATGTGGGCGGAAATCCTAGACTTGTTCTCCGAGGAGAACACCGAGTCCGTAGAAATAGCCGACCACGGCCTTTTCAAAGGCAAGAAAGGCGTGCGGCGTATCTACTGGGACATGTTCGCCGGGGGCGGGCAACCGCGGATGTCCCCGGGTTGGATGCAGTTTATCGTCATGCAACTGGGCGGAGTTACCAGCGTATCACCGGACGGTAAAGCGGCGCTCGGGCGCTGGGATACATGGCTTTTCGAGGCCAAACCTTACGGCGGCTATAACCGCCAGGAGTGGCTGCACGGCTATTACGAGAACAAGTACATCAAGGAAAACGGCAAATGGCTGTTCAGCAAGCTGTACTGGAACAACACCTTCTGCTCGCCGGTGGAGGAGGGGTGGCTGAACCTGCCGGAGATGGGCTGGATGCCCCTCCCCGACGCCGATGCCCCGCCCACCGCTTTCCATCCCTATCCCGACCACCGTAATAACGTCCCCTATCATTACCATCATCCCATCACCGGAAAATAAACTTACCACGACCTTACGGTCGGGGTATTAACCGTTACGAGCTACGCTCGGTGGCTTCGCCTCGGCTACATCCCACGACCACGATGGTCGGGGTATTCGGGAAAGGGCGATATATAAAGCTATAAGCGGTCAACTATTAATTGTAAACCGGATATAACTGGCCGCCGCTATGGCCGCCGTAGCCACCCGTAATACCGTGTCCCCCAATGATACAGATACAAAGCCATTGTCCAGCGCCAGCGCTACTTCTTCCGGGGTAAAATCCCCCTCCGGCCCTATCAGCACGATGATATTCCGGGGCAGGGAGGCGGCAAAAAAGTCTTTAAGCGGGCGACGCTCGCCGGTAAGGTGGGGTATCAGCTTTAGGTTGTATTCCTGCGAGTTCAGGACGACATCCCCGAAAGCGGTCAACGGTTCAATTACCGTTATTTTGCTTTGCCGGCTCTGTTGGGCGGCGCTTTGCGCTATTTTCCGCCAGCGCTTCAGGCGGGCTGCCGCCGCGGCGGCGTCCGGTTTAACCTCTACCCGCTCCGTCAGCATGGGGACAATGCGCGTCACGCCAAGCTGCGTCAGGTGGTCGATTGCCTCATCAAAACGGCTGCCCTTGGGAACGGCGCAGGCCAACGTAAGCATTACATGAGGCGTCGGCGCCGGCCTCTTTTGTACAACCTGCATGATTGCCTGTTTTTTATCAATAGACGTAATCACCCCGGCATAGTCGTTACCGGCAACATCGGAAAGCAACACGGCACTGCCGGTCTTCAAACGCAACACGTCCCTCAGGTGGTGCAGTTGGGCGGGGTCGGTCAGTAAGGCAGTATCCCCGGAAACGCTATCGATAAAAAAACGGTGCATCGGCGTAAAGGGCTATTCCCCATCCCCGGTCAATAGAGGCGATACCGCGGTTATGCCCAGCTCCTGTAACGCCCCTTTGTAAAGCGTCATCAGGCTGGCGCGCAACTGCTTACGCTGTTCTTCAGAAAGCATTTCCATGAAACGGCGGATAATTTCCTGGCCCATCATCTTCCGGCAGACTTGCCGGCCCTTCGCGGTAATGGCAATCCTGACCATATTACCCTTTTCCATGTCCTTTTTCTTGGTGACCAGGCCGTTCTTGTGCATCCGGTTAACAAGCTCGGAGACCGTGTGCGGCTCCAGGAAAAGGTGCCGCGACAGCACCGCCGGCGTTGCCTGCCCGTCCAGCGCCCAGACCGATACCAGCGCCGCCGCCTGATTGGGGGGAAGGTACAGGCCGACCTTCTTGTGCCTCGCCTTGGATATCGCCGACCTGGTTTCGGAAAGGAGCAGCCACAAACTATAATCGCTATCGTAAATCGGCTTTATGACGGTGTTCCTGTTATCCGGCATTAAGTTCTCTTTTCGTGATACCTGCTTATAATTCAGATAATAGCCCTAACGATTAGCGCCGTCAACTGACAGTTAGGACGGCACCACAGAACTTTATTGACAACCTCAAAATCCAATGGCATAATGGGAAATAATCGTATCACGATGTTACTATTTTATCCCCCTGTTTTTACCGAGAAAGGAGACGGCGGATGGCTTTAAAAGGACTTGAACAAATCGTCAGCGCCGATAGTATCAACGACCGTCCCACAGCCCTGGCGGAATTCTCCGGCGATTTCTCTTTTACCCCCAGCGTTAAGCCCATAGGCGTGGTCCGGCCAGCCGACGCGGCGGAGGTGCAGGCAATCGTTAAATGGGCGAACGAGACCCACACCCCCCTTATCCCCGTAAGCTCGGGGGCACCCCGCTTTCGCGGGGATACCGTTCCCGGCACGGATGGAGCCGTGGTTATCGACCTATCCAGGATGAAGAAAATCATCCGTATCGACACCAGGAACAAGCTGGCGATGGTGCAGCCCGGCGTAACTTATACCGAATTACAGCCGGAACTGGCTAAAGTCGGCCTTACCGCTTACATGCCCCTCTCCCCCCGGCAAAACAAGTCCGTCATCGGCAGCGTGCTGGAGCGAGAGCCGATAATTATGCCCGCCCACCACTGGGACAGCACCGACCCCCTTCTCTGCGCGGAGGTGGTCTTCGGGACCGGGGACATATTCCGCACCGGCGAGGCCTCCGGCCCGGACACCGTCGAGGAACAATGGGAAGTGGGCAGGGTGCAGATGAACCCGTTCGGGCACAGCCACGTGGACTTTCAGCGGCTTATTTCCGGCGCACAGGGCACGATAGGCATCGTTACCTGGGCGACAGTGAAATGCTGCTACCTTTCCCGGGAAAGCCGGGCGTTTTTCGTGGCGGCGGACAAATTGGAGCCGCTGGCCGACCTTATTTACCAGCCCTTGAAGTTCCGGCTGGGTGGCAAGCTCTTTATTTTGAACAATTTGAATTTAGCCTGCCTGCTGGGCAAGAACGCACCAGAGATTCAAAAGCTGGCGAAAGACCTGCCGCCGTGGGCGCTTTTTATCAGCTTCGAAGGCTACGGCGTACTGCCGGCGGATAAAATCGCCTACGAGGAAGCCGATTTCACCGCCATGGCCAAGTCTGCGCACCTCAACCCCTTAACGGAACTACCCGGCGTCAAAGCTAAAGGTTTGAACGCTTTATTATCTCAACCTTCCCCCGAACCGTACTGGAAAACCAGGCTTAAGGGGAACGCAGCGGAGGTGTTTTTCCTCACCACCCTGGACAAGACGCCGAGTTTTACCGCCGCGATAGCCGGCCTTGCCCGCGAGCACAATTATCCGACGGAGAACATCGGCGTTTACGTGCAGCCCATCGTGCAGGGCACGAGCTGCCATTGCGAGTTCGATTTCTATTACGACCCGGCCAATAGCGGGGAAACGGAAACCGTGAAGAAGCTGATTGGCCTGGCCGCGGAAAAGATAGGCGACCTGGGCGGGTTTTTCTCCCGTCCCTACAACACGCTGAAAGATACCGCCTACCGCCACGCCGCGGGCACACTGGCAATGCAGAAAAAAGTCAAGGCAATTTTCGACCCCAATAACGTGCTTAATCCCGGAAAACTGGGGTTTTAGGAAAGTAAACAGTAGAGAGTTAACAGTTTACAGGGAGGGGAAAAGGGGTGGGGACTGACAACTGTAGACTGAAAGCTGACAACTACCATTGGAGGTTATCATGGCCTGGCAGGATTACGTACATGACATGCAGCGGTGCACGCGATGCTCCTACTGCAAGTGGATACCCTACCGCTACATGCAAAATACGGACTTCATCCAGGGCTGCCCTTCCATCTCCCGCTACCTGTGGCACGCTTACTCCGCCAGCGGCAAGTTCAACATGGCCTATTCCCTGCTCCAGGAACGCATCGAAATAGACGAGAGTTTCCTGGAGGTGCTCTACAAGTGCCAGATGGACGGCAGCTGCGATATCTCCTGCAAAGTCCAGCAGGACCTAGAGCCCTTACAGCTGATGCAGGAGCTCCGCATCAAGTGCGTCGAGGAAGGGCAACTTGTCCCCGCCCACATGATGGTCATCGAGGGGCTGCGCAAAGAAGATAACATGATGCAGTCGAAGAAAACGGACCGCGCCAGGTGGGCGGAGGGGCTGAACGTCAAAAACCTCACCGAGGAAAAGGGCGAGGTGGTCTTTCACGCCGGCTGCCGCTATTCCTTCGACCAGGAGCTGTGGCCGATAGCCCGGGGCGGGCTGGAACTGCTCCAGAAAGCAGGAGTAGACGTGGGCATCATGGGCATTGATGAAGCCTGCTGCGGCGGGCGTGCTTACGAGCTGGGCTACGCCGGGGAACTTACCAAGTACGCCGAGCACCAGATGGAAGCTTTCCGCACCGCCGGGGTCAAAACGCTGGTAACGCCCTGCGCGGACTGCTACGCCGCTTTCAGCGTGCTCTATGACAAGATAGGCAAGAAGATGGGCATAGAGGTGCTCCATTTGGTGCAATACCTCGACCGGCTCATTAAAACCGGACAACTCAAGCTAACCAAAAAGGTGCCGCTGACCGTCACCTACCACGACCCCTGCCACCTGGGCCGGCTGGGAGAGCCCTGGGTACACTGGCAGGGCAAGGAGACCAAGGTGATGGGGCAGATGATTGTCCACGACCCGCCCAAGAAGTTCCGGCGCGGCGCCGGCGGTATTTACGAGCCGCCGCGGGATATATTAAAAAGCATCCCCGGGCTGAACTTCGTGGAGATGTACCGGATACGCGAATATGCCTGGTGCTGCGGGGCGGGGGGCGGCGTGATAGACGCTTACCCGGACTTCGCCGCCTGGACGGGCAACGAAAGGCTCAAGGAGGCCGGGGCGGTGGGGGCGGAAGCTATCATCAGCGCCTGCGGCTGGTGCAAGCGCAGTTTCCTGGATGCCGCCGCGGAGTCCGGCGACAAGACCAAGGTTTACGATATTGTTGAGCTGTTGCAGATGGCTGTTTAAACGGAGGAAAGAAACAAGATATACCGATTACATGCGGCATCCCGTATGAGGAAAGGAATCGGGACAATAACCAAACAAGCTCCAATCAACAAATCTCAAATTACCAACATTTGGTTATCGGTTATTCAGCAGGAGGCTTAAAATGAAGCTGACAAACGAAGAATATCAAGCCCTGGAGGCCGTGGTCGGGCCGGAGTACATCAACCAGGACCCGGTCATCATGGACACCTATAACCAGGTCTGGGGCAACAAGTTCTTCTTCGATGAAAAACACTCCGTCCGTCCGGCGGCAGTGCTTTTACCCGCTTCCACGGAAGAAGTGGCGGCGGCGGTCAAGGTCTGCAATAAATACGGCATCCTGTTCAAAGCCTTTTCCTCCGGCTTCGAGTATTTATCCCTTTCACTGGTACATTCCAAGGGTATACTCTTCGACCTGCGGCGGATGAACCGCATCCTGGAAATAGACGAGAAAAATATGCGGGCGGTGGTGGAGCCTTACGTGTCCGTGTATAAACTCCAACTGGAGGCGGCCAAGAAGGGCCTGTACACCGGGCGTATAGGGGTGGGGTACAGCGCCGGCGTGATTGCGGCCGAGTGCTGCCATCACGGCTGCCAGCATACCATGGTGTTTACCAGCGGCTACGGCCGCAACACTCTGGGCGTAGAATGGGTGCTGCCCACCGGCGAAGTGCTGGAACTGGGCACCGGCGAGACAGGCAGCGACCTGTTTTCCGCCGACGGCCCCGGCTTCAGCCTGCGGGGCATACTGCGCGGGCGGACGGGGGCAAACGGGGGACACGGGGTGGTCACCAAGGCGAGCATCAAGCTTTACCCCTGGTACGGCCCGCCGGCATGGCAGCAGAAAAAGCAGCCCGGCCAGCCGCTTTCCTGGGGGCAACTGGATGCCGTACCGGACGGGTATAAAGTCTTCGTACCCACTTTTGCCGACCTGGACAATACCCTGAGCGCCTCCGAGGACCTGTGCCGCGCCGAAATTCTCTGCGCTTTCGGCATCGGCATTATAGGAACTTCACCCTTCTCCGAAGGGAATGATGAAGAATGGGCCGCCATGAAGGCGATGGTGGCTAATATCGACCCCGCGGGCGGGTTTTCCATGGCTAACTCCGTGGTGGCGGTCATCGGCGGTCAGTCCGCCGGCGAGCTGGCCTATAAAGAAAAATGCCTGCGGGCAATCACTGAAAAATGGGGCGGACGGTTCGCCCCCGCCGCCAACGAGCCCCGTGGCCTGGCCCGCGCTTTCGCCGATATCATGTGGTCGAACGGGGTGAACCTGCGCGCCACCGGCGACTTTCTCCCCTCCTCCTCCAGCCCGGACGGCTCGCCGGCCATGCTTAAAGACCTGGCGCTGAAAGAGGGCGAGGTCAAGAAACGCTACGAGCAGGCCGGGTCTTTCCTGGCGATGGGCTCCGGCACGCGGATGGTATCCTGGCGGCCGGAAGAGAACCTGTCCATCGGGGCACAGGGTATTTCCACCGCCCAGTACGACCCCTACGACCCTGTTTCACTCAAGGCCGCCCGCGACTTTATCGATGAGCTTTTCGACCCGCGCAGCGCTTTCCACCATTTCGGCGTACCGTCACGGGGAGGCTGCCTCCAGATAGAGCCGGTCACCCACATCCACCAGAACTGGGGGCCGCTTTACGATAACTACGATAAATGGGTACAGCAGATAAAGAAAATGCTCGACCCCAATACCGTGGGCGACTGGACGGCTTACATCCCGCCGGAGTACCCGGAATACGCCAAGGACGGCGAGTACGTGCTGCCGTCTTACGGCAAGGACGAGCAACTATAGAGGCTGTCTTATGGTAACGTTTTGCTCCGCTATGGTTCGGGACCCTCCTACGCTAAAGCTGCGGAGGACAAGCAGGCTCACCATGAGCGGCATCTGGATAAGCTAACCGTGAGCGGCCAGCAGTCAAGGCGGCCGGAACAGATTTGCACTACGCAGGACAAAGCTATTATAATACTCGGAAAATTGCCGCCGGGTCTGCCACGGTAAAAGCATATTTTGTAAGTTCAGTCCGAAATGACTTTGTATTAGCAACAAGATAAGCCTAGCCCTATTTTTAAGGGAGCCATACCTGTAGTGGACAAGCGAGACGCGCCTGAAGGCGATAATAGAGAACCGGCAGCCATAGAATCCGGCCAGACCCCCATGGAACGCGATTGGACCAAGGGCAGCATCACCGGCGCCTTGTTTTCCCTGGCCTGGCCGATGACCATCAGCACCAGCATCATGATGCTCGGGCCTATCATCGACATGATATGGATAGGCAAACTGGGGTCGGCAGACATGGCCGGCGTGGGGATTTCCGGCATCGTGGTGATGCTGATAGATTCGCTCATCATGGGGCTTTTCACCGGCCTGCGGGCGATGGTGGCGCGGTTCGTGGGGTCGGGAGACCTGAAGCAGGCCAACCA
It encodes the following:
- a CDS encoding nuclear transport factor 2 family protein; the encoded protein is MNLEELEKQVQLQEDIQEIEQLQMIYGYYFDNSMWAEILDLFSEENTESVEIADHGLFKGKKGVRRIYWDMFAGGGQPRMSPGWMQFIVMQLGGVTSVSPDGKAALGRWDTWLFEAKPYGGYNRQEWLHGYYENKYIKENGKWLFSKLYWNNTFCSPVEEGWLNLPEMGWMPLPDADAPPTAFHPYPDHRNNVPYHYHHPITGK
- a CDS encoding FAD-binding oxidoreductase; its protein translation is MALKGLEQIVSADSINDRPTALAEFSGDFSFTPSVKPIGVVRPADAAEVQAIVKWANETHTPLIPVSSGAPRFRGDTVPGTDGAVVIDLSRMKKIIRIDTRNKLAMVQPGVTYTELQPELAKVGLTAYMPLSPRQNKSVIGSVLEREPIIMPAHHWDSTDPLLCAEVVFGTGDIFRTGEASGPDTVEEQWEVGRVQMNPFGHSHVDFQRLISGAQGTIGIVTWATVKCCYLSRESRAFFVAADKLEPLADLIYQPLKFRLGGKLFILNNLNLACLLGKNAPEIQKLAKDLPPWALFISFEGYGVLPADKIAYEEADFTAMAKSAHLNPLTELPGVKAKGLNALLSQPSPEPYWKTRLKGNAAEVFFLTTLDKTPSFTAAIAGLAREHNYPTENIGVYVQPIVQGTSCHCEFDFYYDPANSGETETVKKLIGLAAEKIGDLGGFFSRPYNTLKDTAYRHAAGTLAMQKKVKAIFDPNNVLNPGKLGF
- a CDS encoding MarR family winged helix-turn-helix transcriptional regulator, with amino-acid sequence MPDNRNTVIKPIYDSDYSLWLLLSETRSAISKARHKKVGLYLPPNQAAALVSVWALDGQATPAVLSRHLFLEPHTVSELVNRMHKNGLVTKKKDMEKGNMVRIAITAKGRQVCRKMMGQEIIRRFMEMLSEEQRKQLRASLMTLYKGALQELGITAVSPLLTGDGE
- a CDS encoding RsmE family RNA methyltransferase, with amino-acid sequence MHRFFIDSVSGDTALLTDPAQLHHLRDVLRLKTGSAVLLSDVAGNDYAGVITSIDKKQAIMQVVQKRPAPTPHVMLTLACAVPKGSRFDEAIDHLTQLGVTRIVPMLTERVEVKPDAAAAAARLKRWRKIAQSAAQQSRQSKITVIEPLTAFGDVVLNSQEYNLKLIPHLTGERRPLKDFFAASLPRNIIVLIGPEGDFTPEEVALALDNGFVSVSLGDTVLRVATAAIAAASYIRFTINS
- a CDS encoding FAD-binding oxidoreductase, whose product is MKLTNEEYQALEAVVGPEYINQDPVIMDTYNQVWGNKFFFDEKHSVRPAAVLLPASTEEVAAAVKVCNKYGILFKAFSSGFEYLSLSLVHSKGILFDLRRMNRILEIDEKNMRAVVEPYVSVYKLQLEAAKKGLYTGRIGVGYSAGVIAAECCHHGCQHTMVFTSGYGRNTLGVEWVLPTGEVLELGTGETGSDLFSADGPGFSLRGILRGRTGANGGHGVVTKASIKLYPWYGPPAWQQKKQPGQPLSWGQLDAVPDGYKVFVPTFADLDNTLSASEDLCRAEILCAFGIGIIGTSPFSEGNDEEWAAMKAMVANIDPAGGFSMANSVVAVIGGQSAGELAYKEKCLRAITEKWGGRFAPAANEPRGLARAFADIMWSNGVNLRATGDFLPSSSSPDGSPAMLKDLALKEGEVKKRYEQAGSFLAMGSGTRMVSWRPEENLSIGAQGISTAQYDPYDPVSLKAARDFIDELFDPRSAFHHFGVPSRGGCLQIEPVTHIHQNWGPLYDNYDKWVQQIKKMLDPNTVGDWTAYIPPEYPEYAKDGEYVLPSYGKDEQL
- a CDS encoding nuclear transport factor 2 family protein, with translation MDLAELEKQVTLQEDIQAIENLQKIYGYYFDTAMYQEVIDLFSENTESVEITDHGVFRGKKAVRKMYGGMVGMPRPGWMFFEVMQSQGVIEVAPDGKTAKGRWYTPSFECRPFGGTKKQTWQFGVYDNEYVKEDGKWLFKKLHWNLTYWTSFERGFLKVPKLSDTPFPDADAPATAYHPYPSGYHVPYPFRHPVTGE
- a CDS encoding (Fe-S)-binding protein — its product is MAWQDYVHDMQRCTRCSYCKWIPYRYMQNTDFIQGCPSISRYLWHAYSASGKFNMAYSLLQERIEIDESFLEVLYKCQMDGSCDISCKVQQDLEPLQLMQELRIKCVEEGQLVPAHMMVIEGLRKEDNMMQSKKTDRARWAEGLNVKNLTEEKGEVVFHAGCRYSFDQELWPIARGGLELLQKAGVDVGIMGIDEACCGGRAYELGYAGELTKYAEHQMEAFRTAGVKTLVTPCADCYAAFSVLYDKIGKKMGIEVLHLVQYLDRLIKTGQLKLTKKVPLTVTYHDPCHLGRLGEPWVHWQGKETKVMGQMIVHDPPKKFRRGAGGIYEPPRDILKSIPGLNFVEMYRIREYAWCCGAGGGVIDAYPDFAAWTGNERLKEAGAVGAEAIISACGWCKRSFLDAAAESGDKTKVYDIVELLQMAV